CAGCGACGTACCGTCACAGACAACCGATATCGTCCGCGGTGCAAACGGATTTTACGGCACGCGAGATATCCACGCCTTTAGCTGGGCGCAGCGCACGCGCATCCTGCTAAAAGGCGATTTGTCCAGTCAGGTAACGCGGGGACACTTTGTAAAAGCCGGCTTTGAAATCATCCGCAACAGCATCGAACAGCAAGATGTGGTCTATAACACAACCCGCGAACGCAACATCCGCTTGCTGGGCAAGGGCGATCCCATCGTGGGCATGGAACCTTTTAATCCCGCGACTTACGCGGCTTATATCCAGGACAAAATGGAATTTGAGGGCCTGATCGTCAATCTGGGTGTGCGCTACGAAGTCCTCGCGCCCGGCGAATCCTTTGGCCGCGCCATGGACCACGTCACCTGGAACCACTACAACTCGCTGACGCGCTGGCGAAACGTACCCATCGTGGATTCGCCCACGCAGACAGCCATCAGCCCGCGCCTGGGTATCTCACACCCCATCACAGATCGTTCCACCATCCGATTTTTCACCGGACGCTTCCACCAGTTTATCGGTTTGCAAAGCCTTTACAACCGCACGTGGCGGGCAACTGGACCGGACAAAGATCTGAATGGCAACGGACAAATCGACCAGATGGAAATTTTCAACGCCCTGGTCTATCCGCTTGCGGGTGAATTTGGCAATGTCCACATGAAACCCGAACGCACGACCAACTTTGAGGTCGGCTTCGACTACAACTTCTACGGCGATTACGTCCTGGGTCTGACGGCCTTTTACAAAGACCAGGAAGGCACGCTATCCAGCGGTGGATCGGACTTCTTCATCGACGAACCCGTATTTGGCTTCAACTCTTCATATACCCACGCATTCTTCAATCGCCGCTTTGCCACATCCCGCGGATTTGAGCTGTCCTTCCAGAAAAAATTCAGCCAGATGACCGCCCTGTATGTGGCCTACAACGTCAACTGGGCCAAAGCGCACCGCGGCGGCAAATCATCCTGGGAATGGTTCATCGCTCCCACGGCTCAATATGTGAACAGCGACAAATTCTTTGCCGGCGTCACCGTGCAAGCCGACGGACAGGAAGTGCCCCGCGCACCAACGGCCGAAGAACGGAGGGCATTCGCAGAGAAAGCCAATGAAATTGCCCTGAAATACAAAGCCAAAGCAGATGTGATGGAACCAAAGAGCAATGCCTTCTGGGAACAGCCAGTCCTCGTCGAAGACGGGCTATACTCCTTCAACATCGCCAACTACAGCATTCCCACCTTAGATGGCGGCCTGGACAGGCGCAACTTTGCCAGCGTGCAATTCCTCTTCTCTGCACCGCCGGATTTCCACATTACTGCTCTGGCCGGATTCCGCGCGACCATGGTCTGGCAGATGCACACCAGGGGCGCATTCTGGTACACGCCACCCACGGGACCCAGGGAACGGCGCAACGGCCCGCCCTCCACACTGACAGATGTCAGCTTTGAAAAAGACTTTGGACTGGGGCAGACGGGTACAGCCACGACATTCCTGGAAGTCCGCAATCTCTTTGGGCAGCGCGACGACACGAGCACTGGCTTCCGCTGGATCCAGTACGGCCTCCAGAAACCGCCGCCCGGAGACAGCAAATTCGATACTTTCGGCGATATTTCCGAACTGACCCGCTACAACGGCGGGCTGGGTAGACCCCGAACCATCGTGGCCGGGGCGCGGTTTAAGTTCTAATCTGACAGGAGGATCATATCTATGTATCTGAAAAACTTGAAAAGACAATGGTTGCCGGGTCTGATGGTATTGTGCCTCATGTCAATCGGCACAATAGATTCGCAGGCACAGGTGGTCTATAGTGCGTCGCGGCACATGACCCGGTCGCTGGTATGGCTCTCGTTTACCAACTCCGGTACTTCGAGCATGCACTATCAGGTAACCCCATCTCGGGTAATGATGCGCATGTCCTACCCGGGCGAATTGTACTCATTATACGCCCTGTTGGGCACCGAAGAATTTGTGGAATACTGGGGCGACAAAGCATGGGGATCGTCCGCACAAAAGGGCTTTACAAACATGCACTCGGCCGGTGAAGGTGTGCTGGTATTGACCAATGTGGACGGTGAAAAATACGTCTCAGTCACAGGCCCGCGCACACCCACCGAAGACGTAATACCCATGAATTACGACATCACCAACTCCAAAGAATCCTCGTGGGGCATCCAGTCCATTGTACCCAATCGCGGTGTGGGTCCAGGCACGGTAAAATCCAACTGGTGGCAAGGTGCTTCGCCCCAATCCGCTGACCCGGCCAATTTGAGACCCTACGAAATTCACAACTTCGATTACGGCATTTATCCGCCCGTACAAAATGCAGGCGAAGAAATCCATATCACGCAATGGCAGACAAAGCACAACGTGGTCGTAACGCGCAAAGCCCATGCGTGGAGCCATCAGGATTTCGACGACTTTTTCATCCTGGAACTCGAGTTTGAAAATCGGGGCGGACAGCAACTCGACAACACCTACTTTGGCGTCATGAACTCCATGTATGTCAATAGTGCTGGCACATCTTTCCGCTGGGGTCATGAAGGCGGCCTGGTCACCTATCGCCGCAGTCAGGCGCTGGACGACCACTATCGCTATAGCGAAGCATCCAACTTCGAAAACAATCCCTTAAGCGGATTGTCACCTGCGGATTTCCAGGGCAAATACATCATGTACCAGTGGGATGGCAACTCCCCGTCCAGCTTTGAAGAAGACACGGGCGATCCCTACTTCTCGGACCTGGAAGCGCGGGGCTTCCCGGGCAGCAGGAACAGGCCCGAGGGCATGCCCATTGCACCGGCCTATCAGTTTATGGCACCGCTCGCATTTCGCAATGCCGGGGCGAGTCACACATTCAACGCCGCAGACGCAGCGGAAGGCTTTGTCGATCCACAGGGCGAACCCCTGTCGCACTGGTACGAAGTATTCGGCCGCCGCAACATCGACGACCCCACGCGGGGCGCATTGAGCATGGCCGCCCAGTACGACTTTTTCACCTCGCCCACAATGGACAACCCGCCCTCTGAACAAATGCAGTGGGAAGACCTGATCTTTGGTCCTTACAGCCTGGCACCCGGACAAAAAGCCAAAATCGTGCTGGCCTACGGCTTTGGATCATCAGCCGAATTTGAGATCAACGCCGAGACGGGTTATGCCAACGACATTACCAAGTGGTCGTGGAACGTGGGCGATATTGGTCCAGACGCCCGCAAATCGCTTTTGGCCAAAGGCGAAGAAGCCATGCTGCGGCATCTGAACCACGCGCAATTTACCTACGACAACGAGTACCAGATACCCAACGCACCCCCGGATGTGGATTTCTTCCAGGGGAGCAATGCACAGGCCAAAATTACCCTGACGTGGTCAGATGCCGCTGAAAAAGCCATCAACCCCGAATACGGTCAGGCCGACGTGGTCGCCTATCGGGTCTATCGCTCGACCTGGCAGGAGACCGGACCGTGGGATCTGGTGGGCACGGTTCCAGCCGGCAGCAGTCAGGGCGGCACGTACACCTGGATAGATGAAAATTCGCTGGCCGGATTCCAATTTGCCTACAATGTGCGCTCTGTTGCCAGCCCCAAATCGTCGTGGTCCGAAGGCTCCAAAACCCTTGCCGATCTGCCCGAGACCGTGCGCAAGCACCTCACGGAAAACGGATTGGAGAGCGGATGGTCGGCAGCAGAACAGCGCATGATCGTTCCGGGCAGCCCAATTTTGGCCGCCAATGACGCCGCCGACAATATGGAGAGGCCGGTAGTCGTGGTGCCCAATCCGTTTAGTCTGGCGCAAGCCCAATCCAATTATCAGGGCACGCTCAAACTGCGCTTTGTAGGAGTGCCGCACCAGGCAAAAATCTCCATTTTTACGGTTTCGGGAGATCTCGTTGCCGAAATCAACCACAACGATC
This Gemmatimonadota bacterium DNA region includes the following protein-coding sequences:
- a CDS encoding TonB-dependent receptor — encoded protein: MRFNIRLGCLLLLVGALCVFHPGDGMAATTGKVTGVVTDAQGEALPGVNVVVKGTRRGAVTDTDGYFLILAVDPGVHEVEASLVGYRTETIQNVLVQVELTTTVNIVLQEAAVELGELVVIAERPAVEPDKTVSRYIVGVEQVEQVPLARNAAEVIELQPGVSLDGALRIRASHTASVTNGTNEVFVEIDGIRLSNDDGVAENNTASQVNSLARGALQEVAVVTGGMNAEYGNAQGGVISLVSREAKERYGGLGEYRLTLPGLKHWGANVYNSPLLEGKTPDTGNPNIDSTPSDYDKALGHFLEGNVSGPINPQLGFFLSTYTDRQASVFPGPTNHAPFNLNTSANATYRPGDKYKIKLGTTWVYKDGFNNGSTSVVRGPGGATTGVPPGGVRGISESGRNLYLPAGYSSSGKSPRTDRVFYGVLTHTISPKTFYEVRVSFQSTSLDTSDVPSQTTDIVRGANGFYGTRDIHAFSWAQRTRILLKGDLSSQVTRGHFVKAGFEIIRNSIEQQDVVYNTTRERNIRLLGKGDPIVGMEPFNPATYAAYIQDKMEFEGLIVNLGVRYEVLAPGESFGRAMDHVTWNHYNSLTRWRNVPIVDSPTQTAISPRLGISHPITDRSTIRFFTGRFHQFIGLQSLYNRTWRATGPDKDLNGNGQIDQMEIFNALVYPLAGEFGNVHMKPERTTNFEVGFDYNFYGDYVLGLTAFYKDQEGTLSSGGSDFFIDEPVFGFNSSYTHAFFNRRFATSRGFELSFQKKFSQMTALYVAYNVNWAKAHRGGKSSWEWFIAPTAQYVNSDKFFAGVTVQADGQEVPRAPTAEERRAFAEKANEIALKYKAKADVMEPKSNAFWEQPVLVEDGLYSFNIANYSIPTLDGGLDRRNFASVQFLFSAPPDFHITALAGFRATMVWQMHTRGAFWYTPPTGPRERRNGPPSTLTDVSFEKDFGLGQTGTATTFLEVRNLFGQRDDTSTGFRWIQYGLQKPPPGDSKFDTFGDISELTRYNGGLGRPRTIVAGARFKF